Proteins from a genomic interval of Capsicum annuum cultivar UCD-10X-F1 chromosome 4, UCD10Xv1.1, whole genome shotgun sequence:
- the LOC107868278 gene encoding probable helicase MAGATAMA 3 translates to MANTTKKKAEKTIPGLVDLVFSWSLKDVLNKDLYKDKVKEIPETFMSIDHYLKSYITPLVEETHADLLSNVSTVSRAPALEVFDVKISKDFKPPKGLYYNILLKRTKEEEEEDEDKRELKNESKYEPEVGDLIAITDVKPRRIEDLNRPKRSYAIAIVQGMKDEGSGRIPILSSQLIPFKKPDRENGEQGDKLFIVYLSNLTTNMRIWSALNSDLENSNLKIIETVLESDSPNVGEVDCSICSVGETKSNIAISSSRAIAQLFELDNAQQEAVVSCVATRECTHRNMVKLIWGPPGTGKTKTVASLLYVLLKMRCRTLTCAPTNIAVLGVTKRLMQNVQSCLQYDTYGFGDIVLFGNGERMKIDDHEDLFDVFLKNRVDALASCLSPNNGWRIGIQSMICLLEDPEELYRKYLEKQKKKDDDSDDNEDTDDEEEEEKGSDTSQESSTSNDQGLDKNKKSKLWKKFVVETLKENKKKDKENSRRENKSRAADKVNKVKNKGEVSSKEAVVWTFDEFVNKRFKWIQNQLRFCLTSLYTHLPTSVISLEVAKEMIRLLEMLQTLGKLFATVEPSEGLREILPGFVTRSKTRLSNIHSRKTECIKVLKFLNESISIPNFIEDYQIQSFCLKGACLIFCTASSSIKLHTEGMTPLEMVVIDEAAQLKECESTIPLQLPGLRHAILIGDEKQLPAMVQSKICEKAEFGRSLFERLVILGHKKHLLNVQYRMHPKISLFPNREFYHKKIMDGPNVKSAAYEKRFLTGDMFGSYSFINVSSGNEELDDKHSTSNKAEAFVVAEIVANLHKEYVSSKQKVRVGCISPYKAQVLAIQQILGKKYSTDVKSDFSVNVRSVDGFQGGEEDVIIISTVRCNGSGSVGFLSNLQRANVALTRARYCLWILGNGSTLVNSGSVWKNLVVDAKARGCYFDVTDDNRLNQAILNANIELDKLETLLRTDSPIFESAQWKVMFSEDFTKSIARIKDAEISKEVISLLVKLSSGWRKSEKNSKFSNKGGNSSVMLEVYCVNQLKLIWTVDILQQNSSYVQVLKIWNIIPGYLIPKLAKGLDVHFGQYTVDMLNRCKYKRVERNFVFPMTWPINGNVVSTTSSSKNSRDNNLARQLAAMSLKDKPGSSRSSNKFQKSKMKLGELVREVKPNLLAEDFMERYMRNKSK, encoded by the exons ATGGCAAATACTACAAAGAAGAAAGCTGAGAAAACAATTCCTGGCTTAGTGGATTTGGTGTTTTCATGGTCTTTAAAAGATGTGTTGAACAAAGATCTTTACAAAGACAAG GTAAAAGAAATTCCGGAGACATTCATGTCGATTGATCATTACTTGAAGTCATACATTACACCACTAGTCGAAGAAACACATGCCGATTTGCTCTCAAATGTGTCAACAGTATCACGAGCCCCTGCTCTTGAggtttttgatgttaaaatatCGAAAGATTTTAAGCCTCCGAAGGGTTTGTATTACAATATTTTGTTGAAACGAACtaaggaggaggaagaggaagacgAAGATAAGAGGGAGTTAAAAAATGAATCGAAATATGAACCTGAAGTTGGCGATCTTATTGCGATTACAGATGTGAAACCAAGAAGAATCGAAGATTTGAATAGGCCTAAGAGATCTTACGCCATCGCTATAGTTCAAGGCATGAAAGATGAAGGTTCGGGGAGGATACCTATCTTGTCTTCGCAACTTATTCCATTTAAGAAACCGGACAGGGAAAATGGCGAACAAGGGGACAAGCTTTTTATTGTTTATCTTTCTAATTTGACAACAAACATGCGAATATGGAGCGCGTTGAATTCAGACCTGGAAAATTCGAACTTGAAGATCATTGAGACTGTTCTGGAAAGTGATTCTCCGAATGTT GGTGAGGTAGATTGCTCCATTTGCTCCGTTGGAGAAACTAAAAGTAATATTGCTATATCAAGTTCAAGAGCCATCGCTCAGTTGTTTGAGCTAGATAATGCTCAACAAGAGGCTGTGGTAAGTTGTGTTGCTACAAGAGAATGTACTCACCGGAATATGGTTAAGCTGATTTGGGGACCTCCGGGAACTGGAAAGACGAAAACCGTTGCCTCTTTGCTTTATGTCTTGTTAAAGATGAGATGCAGAACTTTGACTTGTGCGCCCACGAACATTGCCGTGTTGGGAGTTACCAAGAGGCTGATGCAGAATGTACAAAGTTGTCTGCAATACGACACGTATGGTTTTGGAGACATTGTCTTATTTGGTAACGGGGAGAGAATGAAGATCGATGATCATGAAGATTTGTTTGATGTATTTCTTAAGAACCGTGTTGATGCTCTTGCTAGTTGCTTGTCTCCGAATAATGGGTGGAGAATTGGTATACAATCCATGATATGTTTGCTCGAGGATCCTGAAGAGCTATACCGCAAGTACttagaaaaacaaaagaagaaggaCGATGACAGTGATGATAATGAGGATACCGATGAtgaagaggaggaagaaaaagGAAGCGATACTAGTCAAGAATCTAGTACGAGCAATGATCAAGGGCTTGACAAAAATAAGAAGAGTAAGTTGTGGAAGAAATTTGTCGTTGAAACATTaaaagagaacaagaagaaagataaagaaaattctCGGAGGGAGAACAAATCCAGAGCAGCTGACAAAGTGAACAAGGTCAAGAACAAAGGGGAGGTGAGCAGCAAAGAAGCCGTTGTGTGGACATTTGATGAATTTGTCAACAAAAGATTCAAATGGATCCAGAACCAGTTAAGATTTTGCCTAACGAGCTTGTACACGCATCTACCTACTTCTGTCATTTCACTCGAAGTAGCTAAGGAAATGATCAGACTACTCGAGATGCTTCAAACTCTTGGTAAATTGTTTGCTACTGTGGAACCTTCTGAAGGATTAAGAGAAATTCTTCCGGGATTTGTTACTAGGAGTAAGACGAGACTTTCAAATATTCATTCAAGAAAAACAGAATGCATAAAAGTGTTGAAGTTTCTTAACGAGAGTATCTCTATTCCGAATTTCATTGAGGACTACCAAATTCAAAGTTTTTGTCTGAAAGGTGCATGCTTGATTTTCTGCACGGCTTCTAGCTCGATTAAGTTGCACACAGAAGGAATGACACCACTGGAGATGGTGGTAATCGATGAAGCTGCTCAGCTGAAAGAATGTGAATCCACTATTCCGTTACAACTCCCTGGTCTCCGCCATGCTATACTCATCGGAGATGAGAAACAATTGCCCGCTATGGTTCAAAGCAAG ATCTGCGAGAAGGCTGAGTTCGGTAGGAGCTTATTCGAGAGGCTAGTAATTCTAGGACACAAGAAGCACCTTCTTAATGTTCAATATCGAATGCACCCGAAAATAAGTTTGTTCCCTAATAGAGAGTTCTATCACAAGAAAATTATGGATGGCCCTAATGTGAAATCAGCAGCATACGAGAAGAGATTTCTTACGGGAGATATGTTTGGCTCCTATTCGTTTATTAATGTAAGTAGCGGAAATGAGGAGCTTGATGACAAACACAGCACGAGCAATAAGGCAGAAGCTTTCGTTGTAGCTGAGATAGTGGCTAATCTTCATAAAG AATATGTCTCTTCAAAACAAAAGGTCCGTGTTGGTTGTATATCTCCTTACAAGGCTCAAGTTTTGGCTATTCAACAAATTCTTGGCAAGAAATATAGCACTGATGTTAAGAGTGACTTCTCTGTGAATGTACGATCTGTTGATGGTTTTCAAGGCGGTGAAGAGGATGTTATAATTATCTCTACTGTTCGTTGTAACGGCAGTGGATCAGTTGGTTTTCTGTCGAATCTTCAAAGAGCAAATGTTGCATTGACACGAGCAAG ATACTGTCTTTGGATATTGGGAAATGGTTCAACGTTGGTTAACAGTGGTTCCGTATGGAAGAATCTAGTCGTTGATGCCAAGGCTCGTGGTTGTTACTTTGATGTTACTGACGACAACAGATTGAATCAGGCAATTTTGAATGCAAACATTGAACTTGACAAGCTCGAAACATTACTCAGAACGGACTCTCCTATATTCGAATCAGCCCAGTGGAAG GTCATGTTTAGTGAGGATTTCACAAAATCTATTGCGAGAATTAAGGATGCTGAGATAAGTAAGGAAGTGATTTCCCTTTTGGTGAAGCTTTCGAGTGGTTGGCGTAAGTCAGAAAAGAACAGCAAGTTCAGCAACAAAGGCGGGAATTCTTCTGTAATGTTGGAGGTGTACTGTGTCAATCAACTAAAACTGATTTGGACCGTAGATATTCTGCAGCAGAACTCGTCATACGTTCAAGTATTAAAGATCTGGAACATCATACCTGGATATCTTATACCAAAGTTGGCAAAGGGCCTTGACGTTCATTTTGGCCAATATACAGTGGATATGCTGAATCGTTGCAAATACAAACGTGTGGAACG AAACTTTGTATTTCCAATGACTTGGCCGATTAATGGTAATGTTGTCTCAACAACAAGCTCGTCTAAGAACAGCCGAGACAACAACTTGGCACGCCAATTGGCAGCTATGAGTTTGAAGGATAAACCAGGATCTTCAAGAAGTTCCAA TAAATTTCAGAAGTCGAAGATGAAGCTAGGAGAACTTGTCCGCGAAGTAAAACCAAATCTACTCGCTGAAGATTTTATGGAACGATATATGCGCAACAAGTCCAAATAG